One genomic window of Capricornis sumatraensis isolate serow.1 chromosome 15, serow.2, whole genome shotgun sequence includes the following:
- the CDC25B gene encoding M-phase inducer phosphatase 2 isoform X3 — MELPQPEPVAGSALSPAGMRRGAQRPDHLPGLRLGAHGLLGSPERAAASSPVTTLTQTMHHLAGLGSETPKSQVGSLLTCLSLSRRASESSLSSESSESSDAGLCMDSPSPMDPNMAEQTFEQAIQAASRVIQNEQFAIRRFQSLPDGFVFKMPGKPTHPSHSRALGEWASRREAFAQRPSSAPDLMCLTPERKMEVEELIPLARCHFSLTPSTGAVEEDDGFVDILETDLKENDVVPPGMESLISAPLVKTSEKEEEQDLIMYSKCQRLFRSPSMPCGVIRPILKRLERPQDQDLPVQNKRKRSVTPPEEELREAEEPKARILRSKSLCHDEIENILDSDHRELIGDYSKAFLLQTVDGKHQDLKYISPETVVALLTGKFSHIVEKFVIVDCRYPYEYEGGHIKTAVNLPLERDAETFLLQSPITPCSLDKRIILIFHCEFSSERGPRMCRFIRERDRASNDYPSLYYPEMYILKGGYKDFFPQHPTFCEPQDYRPMNHEDFKDEMKTFRLKTRSWAGERSRRELCSRLQDQ, encoded by the exons ATGGAGCTGCCCCAGCCGGAGCCCGTGGCAGGCTCGGCTCTCAGTCCGGCCGGCATGCGCCGTGGCGCCCAGCGTCCTGACCACCTCCCGGGCCTCCGGCTGGGGGCTCATGGCCTCCTGGGGTCTCCGGAGCGCGCGGCCGCTTCCTCGCCGGTCACCACCCTCACCCAGACTATGCACCATCTCGCTGGGCTCGGCAG CGAGACCCCAAAGAGTCAGGTAGGCAGCCTGCTCACATGCCTATCCCTGTCCCGTCGGGCGTCTGAATCCTCCCTGTCGTCTGAGTCCTCTGAATCTTCTGATGCAG gtCTGTGCATGGACTCTCCCAGCCCTATGGACCCCAACATGGCAGAGCAGAC GTTCGAACAGGCCATCCAGGCAGCCAGCCGAGTTATTCAAAA TGAGCAGTTTGCCATCCGACGTTTCCAGTCCTTGCCG GATGGATTTGTCTTCAAGATGCCAGGGAAACCCACACATCCCAGCCACTCCCGTGCTCTTGGGGAGTGGGCCAGCCGCAGAGAAGCCTTTGCCCAGAGGCCAAGCTCAGCTCCCGACCTGATG TGTCTCACCCCTGAGCGGAAGATGGAAGTAGAGGAACTGATCCCCCTGGCCCGATGCCACTTCTCCCTGACCCCCTCCACAGGGGCTGTTGAGGAAGACGATGGATTCGTGGATATCCTGGAGACTGACTTAAAG GAGAATGATGTAGTTCCCCCAGGCATGGAGAGCCTCATCAGTGCCCCACTGGTCAAGAcctcagaaaaggaagaggaacag GACCTCATCATGTACAGCAAGTGCCAGCGGCTCTTCCGCTCTCCGTCCATGCCCTGCGGTGTGATCCGGCCCATCCTCAAGAGGCTGGAGCGCCCGCAGGACCAGGATCTACCTGTACAGAACAAGCGGAAAAGGAGTGTGACCCCTCCAGAGGAGGAGCTGCGGGAGGCTGAGGAACCT AAAGCCCGCATTCTCCGCTCAAAGTCTCTGTGTCATGATGAGATTGAGAATATCCTGGACAGTGACCACCGAGAACTGATCGGGGATTACTCCAAG GCCTTCCTCCTACAAACTGTGGATGGAAAGCACCAAGATCTCAAGTACATCTCACCAGAAACG GTGGTGGCTCTGCTGACAGGCAAGTTCAGCCACATCGTGGAGAAGTTTGTGATTGTCGACTGCAGATACCCCTATGAGTATGAAGGCGGTCACATCAAG ACTGCTGTGAACCTGCCTCTGGAACGGGATGCCGAGACCTTCCTGCTACAGAGCCCCATTACACCCTGCAGCCTGGATAAGAGAATCATCCTCATTTTCCACTGTGAATTTTCATCTGAGCGGGGCCCCCGCAT GTGCCGTTTCATCAGGGAACGAGACAGAGCCTCCAACGACTACCCCAGCCTCTACTATCCTGAGATGTATATACTCAAAGGCGGCTACAAGGACTTCTTCCCACAGCACCCG ACCTTCTGTGAGCCTCAAGACTACCGGCCCATGAACCATGAGGACTTCAAGGATGAAATGAAGACCTTCCGCCTCAagacacgcagctgggctggcgaGCGGAGCCGGCGAGAGCTCTGCAGCCGCCTGCAGGACCAGTGA
- the AP5S1 gene encoding AP-5 complex subunit sigma-1, translating into MVHAFLIHTLRAAKAEEGLCRVLYSCFFGAENSPNDPQPHGAERDRLLRKEQILAVARQVESMFQLQQQACGRHAVDLQPQSSDDPVALHEAPCGVFRLAPGDPFQEPRTVVWLGVLSIGFALVLDTHENLLLVESTLRLLARLLLDHLRLLVPGGANLLLRADLIEGILTRFLPHGQLLFLNDQFVQGLEKEFSAAWSH; encoded by the exons ATGGTCCACGCCTTCCTCATCCACACCCTGCGGGCCGCCAAGGCTGAGGAGGGCCTTTGCAGAGTGCTCTACTCCTGCTTCTTCGGTGCCGAGAATTCACCCAATGACCCACAGCCACACGGTGCTGAGAGGGACAGACTTCTCCGAAAGGAGCAGATTTTGGCAGTGGCCAG GCAGGTGGAGTCCATGTTCCAGCTGCAGCAGCAGGCGTGTGGCCGGCATGCTGTGGACCTGCAGCCCCAGTCCTCAGATGACCCGGTTGCTCTTCATGAGGCCCCATGTGGGGTCTTCCGCCTGGCGCCAGGGGACCCTTTCCAGGAGCCTCGGACAGTGGTGTGGCTAGGCGTGCTCTCTATAGGCTTTGCCCTGGTGCTGGATACTCACGAGAACCTGCTGCTGGTGGAGAGCACTCTTCGATTGCTGGCTCGCCTTCTTCTTGACCACCTCCGACTGCTGGTTCCAGGAGGTGCCAACCTCTTACTGAGGGCTGACCTCATCGAGGGCATCCTCACCCGCTTCTTGCCCCATGGTCAGCTCCTCTTCCTCAATGACCAGTTTGTCCAGGGTCTAGAGAAAGAATTCAGTGCTGCCTGGTCCCACTGA
- the CDC25B gene encoding M-phase inducer phosphatase 2 isoform X4 yields the protein MDSPSPMDPNMAEQTFEQAIQAASRVIQNEQFAIRRFQSLPGRLLGHSPVLRNITNSQASGTWRKTEACDQAAHGSGEDKENDGFVFKMPGKPTHPSHSRALGEWASRREAFAQRPSSAPDLMCLTPERKMEVEELIPLARCHFSLTPSTGAVEEDDGFVDILETDLKDLIMYSKCQRLFRSPSMPCGVIRPILKRLERPQDQDLPVQNKRKRSVTPPEEELREAEEPKARILRSKSLCHDEIENILDSDHRELIGDYSKAFLLQTVDGKHQDLKYISPETVVALLTGKFSHIVEKFVIVDCRYPYEYEGGHIKTAVNLPLERDAETFLLQSPITPCSLDKRIILIFHCEFSSERGPRMCRFIRERDRASNDYPSLYYPEMYILKGGYKDFFPQHPTFCEPQDYRPMNHEDFKDEMKTFRLKTRSWAGERSRRELCSRLQDQ from the exons ATGGACTCTCCCAGCCCTATGGACCCCAACATGGCAGAGCAGAC GTTCGAACAGGCCATCCAGGCAGCCAGCCGAGTTATTCAAAA TGAGCAGTTTGCCATCCGACGTTTCCAGTCCTTGCCG GGGAGGCTTCTGGGCCACAGTCCTGTGCTACGGAACATCACTAACTCCCAAGCGTCTGGCACCTGGAGGAAGACTGAGGCATGTGACCAAGCTGCCCACGGCTCTGGGGAGGACAAAGAGAAT GATGGATTTGTCTTCAAGATGCCAGGGAAACCCACACATCCCAGCCACTCCCGTGCTCTTGGGGAGTGGGCCAGCCGCAGAGAAGCCTTTGCCCAGAGGCCAAGCTCAGCTCCCGACCTGATG TGTCTCACCCCTGAGCGGAAGATGGAAGTAGAGGAACTGATCCCCCTGGCCCGATGCCACTTCTCCCTGACCCCCTCCACAGGGGCTGTTGAGGAAGACGATGGATTCGTGGATATCCTGGAGACTGACTTAAAG GACCTCATCATGTACAGCAAGTGCCAGCGGCTCTTCCGCTCTCCGTCCATGCCCTGCGGTGTGATCCGGCCCATCCTCAAGAGGCTGGAGCGCCCGCAGGACCAGGATCTACCTGTACAGAACAAGCGGAAAAGGAGTGTGACCCCTCCAGAGGAGGAGCTGCGGGAGGCTGAGGAACCT AAAGCCCGCATTCTCCGCTCAAAGTCTCTGTGTCATGATGAGATTGAGAATATCCTGGACAGTGACCACCGAGAACTGATCGGGGATTACTCCAAG GCCTTCCTCCTACAAACTGTGGATGGAAAGCACCAAGATCTCAAGTACATCTCACCAGAAACG GTGGTGGCTCTGCTGACAGGCAAGTTCAGCCACATCGTGGAGAAGTTTGTGATTGTCGACTGCAGATACCCCTATGAGTATGAAGGCGGTCACATCAAG ACTGCTGTGAACCTGCCTCTGGAACGGGATGCCGAGACCTTCCTGCTACAGAGCCCCATTACACCCTGCAGCCTGGATAAGAGAATCATCCTCATTTTCCACTGTGAATTTTCATCTGAGCGGGGCCCCCGCAT GTGCCGTTTCATCAGGGAACGAGACAGAGCCTCCAACGACTACCCCAGCCTCTACTATCCTGAGATGTATATACTCAAAGGCGGCTACAAGGACTTCTTCCCACAGCACCCG ACCTTCTGTGAGCCTCAAGACTACCGGCCCATGAACCATGAGGACTTCAAGGATGAAATGAAGACCTTCCGCCTCAagacacgcagctgggctggcgaGCGGAGCCGGCGAGAGCTCTGCAGCCGCCTGCAGGACCAGTGA
- the CDC25B gene encoding M-phase inducer phosphatase 2 isoform X1, translating to MELPQPEPVAGSALSPAGMRRGAQRPDHLPGLRLGAHGLLGSPERAAASSPVTTLTQTMHHLAGLGSETPKSQVGSLLTCLSLSRRASESSLSSESSESSDAGLCMDSPSPMDPNMAEQTFEQAIQAASRVIQNEQFAIRRFQSLPGRLLGHSPVLRNITNSQASGTWRKTEACDQAAHGSGEDKENDGFVFKMPGKPTHPSHSRALGEWASRREAFAQRPSSAPDLMCLTPERKMEVEELIPLARCHFSLTPSTGAVEEDDGFVDILETDLKENDVVPPGMESLISAPLVKTSEKEEEQDLIMYSKCQRLFRSPSMPCGVIRPILKRLERPQDQDLPVQNKRKRSVTPPEEELREAEEPKARILRSKSLCHDEIENILDSDHRELIGDYSKAFLLQTVDGKHQDLKYISPETVVALLTGKFSHIVEKFVIVDCRYPYEYEGGHIKTAVNLPLERDAETFLLQSPITPCSLDKRIILIFHCEFSSERGPRMCRFIRERDRASNDYPSLYYPEMYILKGGYKDFFPQHPTFCEPQDYRPMNHEDFKDEMKTFRLKTRSWAGERSRRELCSRLQDQ from the exons ATGGAGCTGCCCCAGCCGGAGCCCGTGGCAGGCTCGGCTCTCAGTCCGGCCGGCATGCGCCGTGGCGCCCAGCGTCCTGACCACCTCCCGGGCCTCCGGCTGGGGGCTCATGGCCTCCTGGGGTCTCCGGAGCGCGCGGCCGCTTCCTCGCCGGTCACCACCCTCACCCAGACTATGCACCATCTCGCTGGGCTCGGCAG CGAGACCCCAAAGAGTCAGGTAGGCAGCCTGCTCACATGCCTATCCCTGTCCCGTCGGGCGTCTGAATCCTCCCTGTCGTCTGAGTCCTCTGAATCTTCTGATGCAG gtCTGTGCATGGACTCTCCCAGCCCTATGGACCCCAACATGGCAGAGCAGAC GTTCGAACAGGCCATCCAGGCAGCCAGCCGAGTTATTCAAAA TGAGCAGTTTGCCATCCGACGTTTCCAGTCCTTGCCG GGGAGGCTTCTGGGCCACAGTCCTGTGCTACGGAACATCACTAACTCCCAAGCGTCTGGCACCTGGAGGAAGACTGAGGCATGTGACCAAGCTGCCCACGGCTCTGGGGAGGACAAAGAGAAT GATGGATTTGTCTTCAAGATGCCAGGGAAACCCACACATCCCAGCCACTCCCGTGCTCTTGGGGAGTGGGCCAGCCGCAGAGAAGCCTTTGCCCAGAGGCCAAGCTCAGCTCCCGACCTGATG TGTCTCACCCCTGAGCGGAAGATGGAAGTAGAGGAACTGATCCCCCTGGCCCGATGCCACTTCTCCCTGACCCCCTCCACAGGGGCTGTTGAGGAAGACGATGGATTCGTGGATATCCTGGAGACTGACTTAAAG GAGAATGATGTAGTTCCCCCAGGCATGGAGAGCCTCATCAGTGCCCCACTGGTCAAGAcctcagaaaaggaagaggaacag GACCTCATCATGTACAGCAAGTGCCAGCGGCTCTTCCGCTCTCCGTCCATGCCCTGCGGTGTGATCCGGCCCATCCTCAAGAGGCTGGAGCGCCCGCAGGACCAGGATCTACCTGTACAGAACAAGCGGAAAAGGAGTGTGACCCCTCCAGAGGAGGAGCTGCGGGAGGCTGAGGAACCT AAAGCCCGCATTCTCCGCTCAAAGTCTCTGTGTCATGATGAGATTGAGAATATCCTGGACAGTGACCACCGAGAACTGATCGGGGATTACTCCAAG GCCTTCCTCCTACAAACTGTGGATGGAAAGCACCAAGATCTCAAGTACATCTCACCAGAAACG GTGGTGGCTCTGCTGACAGGCAAGTTCAGCCACATCGTGGAGAAGTTTGTGATTGTCGACTGCAGATACCCCTATGAGTATGAAGGCGGTCACATCAAG ACTGCTGTGAACCTGCCTCTGGAACGGGATGCCGAGACCTTCCTGCTACAGAGCCCCATTACACCCTGCAGCCTGGATAAGAGAATCATCCTCATTTTCCACTGTGAATTTTCATCTGAGCGGGGCCCCCGCAT GTGCCGTTTCATCAGGGAACGAGACAGAGCCTCCAACGACTACCCCAGCCTCTACTATCCTGAGATGTATATACTCAAAGGCGGCTACAAGGACTTCTTCCCACAGCACCCG ACCTTCTGTGAGCCTCAAGACTACCGGCCCATGAACCATGAGGACTTCAAGGATGAAATGAAGACCTTCCGCCTCAagacacgcagctgggctggcgaGCGGAGCCGGCGAGAGCTCTGCAGCCGCCTGCAGGACCAGTGA
- the CDC25B gene encoding M-phase inducer phosphatase 2 isoform X2, whose protein sequence is MELPQPEPVAGSALSPAGMRRGAQRPDHLPGLRLGAHGLLGSPERAAASSPVTTLTQTMHHLAGLGSQVGSLLTCLSLSRRASESSLSSESSESSDAGLCMDSPSPMDPNMAEQTFEQAIQAASRVIQNEQFAIRRFQSLPGRLLGHSPVLRNITNSQASGTWRKTEACDQAAHGSGEDKENDGFVFKMPGKPTHPSHSRALGEWASRREAFAQRPSSAPDLMCLTPERKMEVEELIPLARCHFSLTPSTGAVEEDDGFVDILETDLKENDVVPPGMESLISAPLVKTSEKEEEQDLIMYSKCQRLFRSPSMPCGVIRPILKRLERPQDQDLPVQNKRKRSVTPPEEELREAEEPKARILRSKSLCHDEIENILDSDHRELIGDYSKAFLLQTVDGKHQDLKYISPETVVALLTGKFSHIVEKFVIVDCRYPYEYEGGHIKTAVNLPLERDAETFLLQSPITPCSLDKRIILIFHCEFSSERGPRMCRFIRERDRASNDYPSLYYPEMYILKGGYKDFFPQHPTFCEPQDYRPMNHEDFKDEMKTFRLKTRSWAGERSRRELCSRLQDQ, encoded by the exons ATGGAGCTGCCCCAGCCGGAGCCCGTGGCAGGCTCGGCTCTCAGTCCGGCCGGCATGCGCCGTGGCGCCCAGCGTCCTGACCACCTCCCGGGCCTCCGGCTGGGGGCTCATGGCCTCCTGGGGTCTCCGGAGCGCGCGGCCGCTTCCTCGCCGGTCACCACCCTCACCCAGACTATGCACCATCTCGCTGGGCTCGGCAG TCAGGTAGGCAGCCTGCTCACATGCCTATCCCTGTCCCGTCGGGCGTCTGAATCCTCCCTGTCGTCTGAGTCCTCTGAATCTTCTGATGCAG gtCTGTGCATGGACTCTCCCAGCCCTATGGACCCCAACATGGCAGAGCAGAC GTTCGAACAGGCCATCCAGGCAGCCAGCCGAGTTATTCAAAA TGAGCAGTTTGCCATCCGACGTTTCCAGTCCTTGCCG GGGAGGCTTCTGGGCCACAGTCCTGTGCTACGGAACATCACTAACTCCCAAGCGTCTGGCACCTGGAGGAAGACTGAGGCATGTGACCAAGCTGCCCACGGCTCTGGGGAGGACAAAGAGAAT GATGGATTTGTCTTCAAGATGCCAGGGAAACCCACACATCCCAGCCACTCCCGTGCTCTTGGGGAGTGGGCCAGCCGCAGAGAAGCCTTTGCCCAGAGGCCAAGCTCAGCTCCCGACCTGATG TGTCTCACCCCTGAGCGGAAGATGGAAGTAGAGGAACTGATCCCCCTGGCCCGATGCCACTTCTCCCTGACCCCCTCCACAGGGGCTGTTGAGGAAGACGATGGATTCGTGGATATCCTGGAGACTGACTTAAAG GAGAATGATGTAGTTCCCCCAGGCATGGAGAGCCTCATCAGTGCCCCACTGGTCAAGAcctcagaaaaggaagaggaacag GACCTCATCATGTACAGCAAGTGCCAGCGGCTCTTCCGCTCTCCGTCCATGCCCTGCGGTGTGATCCGGCCCATCCTCAAGAGGCTGGAGCGCCCGCAGGACCAGGATCTACCTGTACAGAACAAGCGGAAAAGGAGTGTGACCCCTCCAGAGGAGGAGCTGCGGGAGGCTGAGGAACCT AAAGCCCGCATTCTCCGCTCAAAGTCTCTGTGTCATGATGAGATTGAGAATATCCTGGACAGTGACCACCGAGAACTGATCGGGGATTACTCCAAG GCCTTCCTCCTACAAACTGTGGATGGAAAGCACCAAGATCTCAAGTACATCTCACCAGAAACG GTGGTGGCTCTGCTGACAGGCAAGTTCAGCCACATCGTGGAGAAGTTTGTGATTGTCGACTGCAGATACCCCTATGAGTATGAAGGCGGTCACATCAAG ACTGCTGTGAACCTGCCTCTGGAACGGGATGCCGAGACCTTCCTGCTACAGAGCCCCATTACACCCTGCAGCCTGGATAAGAGAATCATCCTCATTTTCCACTGTGAATTTTCATCTGAGCGGGGCCCCCGCAT GTGCCGTTTCATCAGGGAACGAGACAGAGCCTCCAACGACTACCCCAGCCTCTACTATCCTGAGATGTATATACTCAAAGGCGGCTACAAGGACTTCTTCCCACAGCACCCG ACCTTCTGTGAGCCTCAAGACTACCGGCCCATGAACCATGAGGACTTCAAGGATGAAATGAAGACCTTCCGCCTCAagacacgcagctgggctggcgaGCGGAGCCGGCGAGAGCTCTGCAGCCGCCTGCAGGACCAGTGA